A stretch of Zymoseptoria tritici IPO323 chromosome 1, whole genome shotgun sequence DNA encodes these proteins:
- a CDS encoding SNF2 family DNA-dependent ATPase domain-containing protein, with the protein SSEDSDAVYKKFKNRKKVAAKKSRNETKRLQVKKGAMVGRQPKQLVPVKRQREYGDESDDDNDLMEYTLPEYLKKRRNSWDQRVNLTGLGLRVPPQYEEGFFRGTGLENIKNLNEKPNLPLLAPPAPYKDIVLPASHGVIPAPIAQYLKPYQVEGTAWLHEKFVFQKGCLLGDDMGLGKTIQVISFLTAAFGKTGDERDDRRMRKWRREKGDEWYPRVLIICPGGLMHNWQSELDRWGWWKTYLYHDADKEAALAAAENGRLEIMITTYNTYRLNESAINNIRWDCVIADECHIIKEKKAEITKAMANVNALCRIGLSGTAIQNKYEELWTLLNWANPGCVGPISSWKQSICVPLKTGQSHDATVMQLSKARRIATKLVTNLLPNFFLRRTKALIADQLPKKSDRVVFCPLTKTQADAYNNFCDSEIVHAIRDYAEPCYCGSGKKQGSCCRVEVDGVRWQTFVFSALDTVKKLANHIALLVPTGVIEPEKHAKELHRLQLALPDMWQKLYAARESMLMHSDEEFCGKWKVLKRLLNLWHNSGDKVLIFSHSVRLLKILHLLFQTTGYKFSYLDGSMSYHDRQLTVDNYNSDPSQFVFLISTKAGGVGLNITSANKVVVVDPNWNPSYDLQAQDRAYRIGQVRDVEVFRLISAGTVEEIVYARQIYKQQQANIGYNASVERRYFSGVQDDKLHKGEIFGLTNIFAPQSDNVVLRNIVNKTNIAETRAGVQIAGLDLEAIGEDEDGTGFGPLDAGNEDAAMHHLAAEIIDEAGARRKAAKAVAKRKDPVQAILLAAGVAYSHENAEVVGSSRVEMQISSRAQKAGDAAAWMDQAAFGRSRSGVAGGEGAQDEQIKYKYRPPEDVRRRQFGTMAKGFGYDDVAEFALVVEGWTQAERRDCLEKFYAMRKEMLVG; encoded by the exons TCCAGTGAGGACTCTGACGCAGTCTACAAGAAGTTCAAGAATCGCAAAAAGGTGGCGGCGAAAAAGTCCCGCAATGAGACAAAGCGGCTTCAGGTCAAGAAAGGTGCCATGGTCGGGCGTCAGCCTAAGCAGCTCGTGCCAGTCAAGCGCCAGCGCGAGTATGGAGACGAAAGCGACGATGACAACGACCTGATGGAGTACACCCTGCCAGAATACCTCAAAAAGCGGCGCAACTCGTGGGATCAGCGCGTGAATTTGACTGGGCTTGGGTTGAGAGTTCCTCCTCAGTACGAAGAAGGTTTTTTCCGCGGCACAGGTCTGGAGAACATCAAGAATCTCAACGAGAAGCCAAATTTGCCTCTGCTCGCACCTCCCGCACCATACAAAGACATTGTGCTTCCCGCATCCCACGGCGTCATCCCGGCACCGATCGCACAATATCTCAAGCCATACCAAGTCGAAGGCACCGCATGGCTGCATGAGAAGTTTGTCTTCCAAAAAGGATGCCTCCTCGGAGATGACATGGGTCTCGGCAAGACCATCCAAGTCATCTCGTTCCTCACTGCAGCGTTCGGGAAGACAGGCGACGAGAGAGATGACCGGCGAATGCGGAAGTGGCGGAGAGAGAAGGGCGATGAATGGTACCCTCGTGTGTTGATCATCTGTCCGGGAGGTCTGATGCACAATTGGCAGAGTGAATTGGATCGGTGGGGTTGGTGGAAGACGTACTTGTATCACGATGCCGACAAGGAAGCCGCGCTCGCCGCTGCGGAGAATGGACGACTCGAAATCATGATTACCACATACAACACCTACCGCCTGAACGAGAGtgccatcaacaacatccgTTGGGACTGTGTCATCGCAGATGAGTGCCACATcatcaaggagaagaaggcagagATCACAAAAGCCATGGCCAATGTGAATGCCCTCTGTCGCATCGGCTTGAGCGGCACCGCAATTCAGAACAAATACGAAGAATTGTGGACCCTCCTCAATTGGGCGAATCCGGGATGTGTGGGACCCATCAGCTCGTGGAAACAGTCAATCTGCGTGCCACTGAAGACGGGACAGAGTCACGATGCCACAGTCATGCAGCTCTCCAAAGCAAGACGCATCGCCACGAAACTGGTTACTAACCTCCTGCCAaacttcttcctccgccgcacgAAGGCACTCATCGCGGATCAACTCCCCAAGAAGAGCGATCGAGTCGTGTTCTGTCCTCTGACCAAGACTCAAGCGGATGCATACAACAACTTCTGCGACTCGGAAATTGTTCACGCCATTCGAGATTACGCCGAACCGTGCTACTGCGGCTCTGGAAAGAAGCAAGGCTCATGCTGTCGTGTAGAGGTTGATGGTGTCAGGTGGCAGACATTTGTCTTCTCTGCCCTCGACACGGTGAAGAAGCTCGCCAATCACatcgctctcctcgtccCCACTGGTGTCATCGAACCCGAGAAGCATGCAAAAGAGCTACATCGCTTGCAGCTTGCCCTTCCAGATATGTGGCAGAAACTGTACGCAGCTCGCGAGAGCATGCTCATGCACTCCGATGAGGAGTTTTGTGGCAAGTGGAAAGTCCTCAAACGACTTCTCAACCTCTGGCATAACAGCGGCGACAAagtcctcatcttctcccaCTCCGTCCGCCTGCTCAAGATCCTgcacctcctcttccaaacCACGGGCTACAAATTCTCCTACCTCGACGGCTCCATGTCCTACCACGACCGCCAACTCACCGTCGACAACTACAACTCCGACCCCTCTCAattcgtcttcctcatctccaccaaAGCCGGTGGCGTCGGTCTCAATATCACCTCCGCCAacaaagtcgtcgtcgtcgacccAAACTGGAACCCCTCCTACGATCTCCAAGCTCAAGACCGCGCCTACCGCATCGGCCAAGTCCGCGATGTCGAAGTCTTCCGCCTCATTTCCGCCGGCACGGTCGAGGAAATCGTCTACGCCCGTCAGATTTACAAGCAGCAACAAGCCAATATCGGCTACAACGCTTCCGTCGAACGAAGATACTTCTCCGGTGTGCAGGACGATAAACTGCACAAAGGCGAGATCTTCGGCCTAACCAACATTTTCGCCCCGCAATCCGACAACGTCGTGCTGAGAAACATCGTAAACAAAACCAACATCGCGGAAACACGTGCGGGTGTGCAAATCGCCGGTCTCGATCTCGAAGCCatcggcgaagacgaagacggcaCTGGTTTCGGTCCTCTTGATGCTGGCAATGAAGATGCGGCGATGCATCACCTCGCGGCCGAGATCATTGACGAGGCAGGAGCGAGACGCAAAGCAGCCAAAGCGGTCGCGAAACGCAAGGATCCTGTTCaagccatcctcctcgccgcggGTGTCGCTTACTCGCACGAGAACGCCGAAGTGGTGGGTAGTTCGCGAGTAGAAATGCAGATTTCCAGTCGGGCGCAGAAAGCGGGTGATGCGGCGGCGTGGATGGATCAGGCGGCTTTTGGGCGGA GCAGGAGTGGTGTAGCtggcggcgaaggagctcAAGACGAGCAGATCAAGTACAAATACCGTCCGCCGGAGGATGTCAGGAGGAGGCAGTTTGGGACGATGGCGAAGGGGTTCGGGTATGATGATGTGGCGGAGTTTGcgctggtggtggagggttgGACGCAGGCGGAACGGAGGGATTGTTTGGAGAAGTTTTATGCGATGAGGAAGGAGATGcttgttggt